GAAAGAACTGTTTGCCCACGCCATACATAATGAAAGTGAACGAAAATACAACCAATTTATTCGGGTTAATTGTGCAGCGATCTCAGAGAGCCTCTTGGAGAGTGAGCTTTTCGGTTACGAGGAAGGCGCGTTTACAGGTGCCCGTCGAGGAGGAAAGCGGGGGCTGTTTGAGGAAGCGAGCGGCGGAACCATCTTTTTGGACGAGATCGGCGAGCTATCCATGAGCATGCAGGTCATGCTTTTGCGCGTTCTGCAAGAGCGCGAGGTTGTGCGAGTCGGTGGAACGAAGCCGATCAACATCGATGTTCGCGTCATTGCGGCTACCCATGTGAATTTGGAGGCTGCGATTGGAGCGGGACGTTTCCGTGAAGACCTGTACTATCGTCTCCACGTCGTACCGATTCATATCCCTCCACTCCGACAGCGCTTGGAAGATATTAAGCCGATTGCTATGCATCTGCTACGAAAAGCCAATCTGGAGTACGGAAGAAATGTAGAGGAGCTGCATGAAGAAACATTGCAGATGCTTCTGTCCTATCACTGGCCAGGCAATGTACGCGAGCTAGAGAATGTACTGGGCAGGGCGATGATTCATATGAGGATTAACGAGCGAATCATTATGCCCGAGCATTTACCTCCACTGGAAAGAAGAATCGTCTCGACCAAAAAGGAAGAGCTCCCGCAGGAGGGTTCCACGGGCACCACGTTAAAAGAAGCGGTGGAAAAGGCAGAACGTCAGCACATATTGCGGGAACTGGCAGCAGCCAAAGGAAATCGCACCCTTGCAGCCAAACGCCTCGGAATCGCGATTCGCAGCTTGTACTACAAGATGGAAAAATTGGGCATCATGGATGTGCAGGAAGAGTAAGAAAAGAGACTACGCAAAATATTGCACGCAAATCTTTGCGCGTATATGCAAAAAAATGCAGACTTGACGTAGGGACACTCATTCCGCGTCCTTGTAAATAAAGCGCTTTCATAAGTTTGGTTTTGTTGGCATGACTTTTGCATATACCTCTTGTCGGGAAATTCTCCAAATGGAGCCCACTGTTACGCCAGCTTACCTAAGCGGAAAACGAAAGATACTAGGGAGGTTTCTTCAGTGAACATCTTTGACTACATGCAAAAGTACGATTACGAGCAATTGGTATTTTGCCAAGACGAAAATTCCGGTTTGAAAGCAATCATTTGCATTCATGATACGACATTAGGACCAGCACTCGGTGGTACGCGCATGTGGCCGTATAAAACAGAAGAAGAGGCGATTGTAGACGTACTGCGCCTTGGTCGTGGGATGACTTACAAAAACGCAGCAGCAGGACTGAACATCGGTGGTGGTAAAGCAGTCATCATCGGTGATCCACGCGAGCATAAGAGCGAAGAGCTGTTCCGTGCTTTCGGTCGCTATATTCAAGGTCTGAATGGCCGTTACATCACAGCTGAGGATGTAGGAACAACGGTTGCAGACATGGATATGATCCACTTGGAAACAGATTTCGTAACAGGAGTTTCTCCTGCATTTGGTTCCAGTGGCAATCCATCCCCTGTAACAGCTTACGGTGTCTACCGTGGAATGAAAGCTGCTGCTAAATTGGCGTTTGGTTCCGACTCTCTCTCCGGACGAGTGATTGCTGTACAAGGTGTAGGAAACGTAGCGTATAATCTGTGCCGCCATCTGCATGAAGAAGGCGCGCATTTGATCGTAACGGATATCAATCAAGAAAACGTAGATCGCGCAGTGAACGATTTCGGTGCGAAAGCCGTTGGCGTTAACGAGATCTTTGGCGTAGAGTGCGATATCTTCTCTCCTTGCGCATTGGGTGCGATCATCAACGATGACACGATTCCGCTCTTCAAAGCAAAAGTGATTGCAGGGGCAGCTAACAACCAGCTGAAAGAAGAGAAACACGGCGACCAAATTCACGAAATGGGTCTGATCTACGCACCTGACTACGTGATCAATGCTGGTGGTGTAATCAATGTGGCAGATGAGCTACAAGGCTATAACCGCGAGCGTGCATTGAAAAAAGTAGAAACGATCTATGACAACATCCTGAAAATTTACGAAATCGCTGAACGTGATGGCATGGCTTCCTACAAAGCTGCTGACCGCATGGCAGAAGAACGCATTGCAAGTGTTGCAAGATCACGTAATACTTTCCTGCAAAACGGCAAGACTGTTTACAAGCGCTAATCTCGTTTCTCTAGTAAGTTCATACTCCTGTCCGCTCTTCGATGGAGGGCGGTCAGGAATACATAAACGATTTTCTTTGAATATTCATATTCTCGTTAATACGCAGGTTAGCTTTCCGAATGAAAGGAGAGATCGTGGTGTCTCAAGAGTTTGATTTAGTCGTCCTCGGGGGAGGTACCGGCGGTTATGTAGCGGCAATCCGCGCTTCCCAATTGGGAATGAAGGTAGCAATCGTGGAAAAAGAAAAGCTCGGTGGTACTTGCTTACACCGTGGTTGCATCCCATCCAAAGCGCTATTGCGCAGTGCAGAAGTATTCTCCACCCTGAAGGAAGCTGACAAATACGGAGTCTCGGCAGGTGCAGTAGGCTATGACTTCACAAAAATACAAGAGCGTAAGCAGGGCATTATCGACCAACTTCATAAAGGGATTCAATACTTGATGAAAAAAGGCAGCATTACTGTCTTTGAAGGCTTTGGAAGAGTGATGGGGCCTTCCATTTTTTCTCCGCAGGCAGGTGCTGTGCGCATTGAAAAGGAAAACGGGGACCAAGAAATGATCGTTCCACGATTCCTAATGCTAGCAACGGGTTCACGTCCACGCACACTTCCAGGTTTGGTCATCGACGGAGCTTATGTGGTAACTAGCGATGAAGCATTGCAGTGGGAGCAATTGCCTGCTTCTGTTGTCATCGTTGGTGGCGGTGTCATCGGGATTGAGTGGGCTTCCATGCTCAATGATTTCGGGGTAGAAGTGACTGTTGTGGAGTACGCCGACCGTATATTGCCGTTTGAGGATGAAGAAGTGAGCAAGGAATTGGCTCGTCTTTTGAAAAAGCGGAAAGTCAACATCGTGACGGGAGCAAAGGTGCTGCCTGAATCGTTGGAAAAAGGGGAAGGCAAAGTCTCTATTCAGGCGGAAGTCAAGGATGGAGTCCAAACCTTTGAAGCTGAAAAGGTACTCGTATCAGTAGGACGCCAAGCGAATGTAGAAAACATCGGTTTGGAAGCAACAGAAATCAAAGTCGAGCGCGGAGTCGTCGTGGTTAATGAATTTTTCCAGACTGCAGAGCCCCATATTTATGCGATTGGTGATGTTATTGGTGGTCTGCAATTGGCGCATGTTGCTTCGCATGAAGGAATACTTGCGGTAGAGCACATGGCTGGACAAAACCCGCACCCGATGGATTACACCAAGGTTCCGAAATGTACGTATAGCCGACCTGAAGTCGCAAATGTCGGACTCACTGAAAAAGAAGCAAAAGAGCAAGGCTACGATGTGAAAATCGGCAAGTTCAGCTTTAAGCCGCTGGGCAAAGCGCTGATTCACGGTGAGAATGACGGCTTTGTGAAGTTGGTCGTTGATGCCAAGACGAATGATTTGTTAGGGGTTCACATGATCGGTACACATGTGACAGATATGATTTCTGAAGCGGGCTTGGCCCGTGTACTGGATGCGACTCCGTGGGAGATCGGTCAGACGATTCACCCGCATCCATCTTTATCCGAAGCAATCATGGAGGCAGCTCAGGCTGTCGACGGAAAAGCGATACACAATTAGCAAGGAGGGTATGTAACGATGACAACCAAGCGACATGAGCAAGTGGGATTGACCGATGCGCAAGTCCTTGACATGTATTATTACATGCTATTGGCCAGAAAAATTGACGAGCGCCAATGGCTGTTGAATCGTGCGGGCAAAGTACCGTTCGTGATTTCCTGCCAGGGGCAGGAAGCAGCTCAGGTGGGAGCCGCTTTTGCCATGGAGAAAGACAGAGATTTCTTGTGCCCGTACTATCGCGATCTTGGTTTGGTGCTGGTCTTTGGCCAAACAGCCCGTGATTGTATGTTGTCCGCTTTTGCGAAAGCAGAAGATCCGAATAGCGGTGGTAGACAGATGCCAGGTCACTTCGGTGGCAAGAAGTACAATATTTTGACGGGTTCAAGCCCTGTGACGACCCAAGTCCCACACGCAGTCGGTATGGCTTTGGCGGGTAGAATGAAGCAAGAAGATTTTGTTGTGTATGCTTCGTTCGGAGAAGGCTCCAGCAACCAGGGAGACTTCCACGAAGGTGCGAACTTTGCGGGTGTCCACAAGCTCCCGGTTATCTTTTTCTGCGAAAACAACAAATACGCGATCTCTGTACCACTGAAAAAGCAGTTGGCTTGTGAAAGTGTAGCAGACCGTGCGATTGGTTACGGATTCCCGGGAGTCAGTGTGGACGGAAACGATCCGATTGAAGTATATCGTGTCATGAAAGAAGCGGTTGAACGTGCCCGCAGTGGTCAAGGGCCGACGCTGATCGAAGCCGTTATGTATCGCCTAGTTCCGCACTCTAGCGACGATGACGATCGTGTGTATCGTACGAGAGAAGAAGTGGAAGAAGCGAAGAAAAAGGACCCGTTGATTGTTTTCGCTGAGTATTTGAGAGAGATTGGACTCTTGGATGAACATAAGGAAGCAGATATGCTTGCTCGCGTACAACTGGAAGTGGATGAAGCCACTGAATATGCAGAAAACGCGCCATATCCAACACCAGAATCGACTATGACATACGTATACGGGGAATAAGGGGGGATCTTTTATGGCAGTCATTTCTTTTATTGATGCAATTACAATGGCGATGCGTGAAGAAATGCGGCGTGATTCCAACGTGTTTATCCTCGGAGAAGACGTTGGCGTTCGCGGTGGGGTTTTCCGTGCGACAAACGGATTGATTGAAGAGTTTGGCGAGGAGCGCGTGATTGATACGCCACTGGCTGAATCCGCAATTGTCGGTGTAGGGATTGGTGCGGCCGCTTACGGTATGCGCCCAATCGCAGAGATTCAGTTTGCGGACTTCATCATGCCAGCAGTGAACCAAATTGTCAGTGAGGCGGCGAAAATGCGCTATCGTTCGAACAACGACTGGCATTGCCCGATCACGATTCGTGCCCCATTCGGTGGCGGGGTTCACGGTGCACTCTACCACTCGCAATCTGTGGAAGCGATGTTCACGAACACTCCTGGTTTGAAAGTAGTGGCACCTTCGACACCTTATGATGCAAAAGGTCTTCTGAAAGCAGCTATTCGCGATGAAGATCCGGTACTCTTTTTCGAGCACAAGCGCTGCTATCGTTTGATCAAGGGCGAAGTGCCTGAGGACGACTATGTGCTGCCGATTGGCAAAGCGGACGTCAAGCGAGAGGGGACAGACATCACAGTGATCTCCTACGGCTTGACTCTGCACTTCGCTCTGCAAGCTGCGGAAAAGCTTGCACAAGAAGGCATCAGCGCGCATGTTCTCGATTTGCGCACACTGTATCCGTTGGACAAAGAAGCGATCGTAGAAGCGGCTTCGAAGACAGGCAAAGTATTGATCGTACACGAGGACAACAAAGAAGGCGGTGTAGGCGGCGAGGTAGCTGCTATTGTAGCGGAGCATTGCCTGTTCGATTTGGATGCACCGATTAAACGTCTTTGTGGTCCAGATGTACCAGCTATGCCATACAGCCCGCCGATGGAAAAATACTTTATGCTGAACCCGGAAAAAGTATTGGAAGCAATGCGCGAGCTGGCCAACTTTTAAGGCGAGGAGGACCAAGGATCATGGCAACGAAAGTACTAATGCCCCAGCTCGGAGAGAGCGTGACCGAGGGCACCATCAGCAAATGGTTGGTCAATGTAGGAGACACAGTCAAGAAATACGATTCACTGGCTGAAGTAACGACGGATAAAGTAAACGCAGAGGTTCCTTCTACCGTTTCAGGACGCGTTACGGAGATCGTTGTGCCAGAAGGCGAGACAGTCGCTGTCGGCACATTGATCCTCTATATAGAAGAAAGTGGTGCAGAAGGTGGAACTGCAACGCCTGCTAGCACGACGGAAACTCCGGCTCCACAAACGCCTGCAACCGAGCAGCCAAAGGCAGCTACACCGGCTGTATCTATTCAACAAGCACCAGTCGTTGATGGTCCAAAACAACGTTATTCACCTGCTGTTGTCATGCTCTCACAGCAACATGGCATTGATTTGTCCCGCGTTGTAGGGACTGGAGCAGGCGGTCGCATTACCCGCAAAGATGTCCAAGCGATTATCGACGCGGGCGGCCAAAAGCCAGCTGAGACAGTAAAAGAAACAGTCGCGCAGGCTCCCGTAGCGGCGGTCGAACAAGCTACTGTCGTTTCAACACCTGCACCGGTAGCACCTGCTACGACTTCTGCTGTTTCCGTAGATATTCCGGTTGCAAGTGGTGATCAAGTTGTACCTGTAACGTCGATTCGTCGTACGATTGCAAACCGGATGGTACAGAGCAAGCATGAAGCTCCACACGCTTGGACGATGGTCGAAGTAGATGTGACCAATCTCGTTAACTTCCGTAATCAGGCAAAAGGCGAATTTGCGAGAAAAGAAGGACTCAACCTCACGTTCCTGCCGTTCTTTATCAAAGCGGTTGTAGAAGCGTTGAAAGAGTTCCCGATGATCAATTCCACATGGGCTCATGACAAAATCATTGTGAAAAAGGACATCAACATCTCCATCGCAGTGGCTACGGAAGAGGCTCTCTATGTTCCTGTCATCAAGCATGCTGACCAAAAATCAATTCTTGGCATTGCGAAGGCAGTCGATGATCTGGCAGCACGCACCCGTGCAGGGAAATTGACGATGGATGACATGACAGGCGGGACCTTTACGGTTAACAACAC
The window above is part of the Brevibacillus brevis NBRC 100599 genome. Proteins encoded here:
- a CDS encoding Glu/Leu/Phe/Val dehydrogenase dimerization domain-containing protein, giving the protein MNIFDYMQKYDYEQLVFCQDENSGLKAIICIHDTTLGPALGGTRMWPYKTEEEAIVDVLRLGRGMTYKNAAAGLNIGGGKAVIIGDPREHKSEELFRAFGRYIQGLNGRYITAEDVGTTVADMDMIHLETDFVTGVSPAFGSSGNPSPVTAYGVYRGMKAAAKLAFGSDSLSGRVIAVQGVGNVAYNLCRHLHEEGAHLIVTDINQENVDRAVNDFGAKAVGVNEIFGVECDIFSPCALGAIINDDTIPLFKAKVIAGAANNQLKEEKHGDQIHEMGLIYAPDYVINAGGVINVADELQGYNRERALKKVETIYDNILKIYEIAERDGMASYKAADRMAEERIASVARSRNTFLQNGKTVYKR
- the lpdA gene encoding dihydrolipoyl dehydrogenase; this translates as MSQEFDLVVLGGGTGGYVAAIRASQLGMKVAIVEKEKLGGTCLHRGCIPSKALLRSAEVFSTLKEADKYGVSAGAVGYDFTKIQERKQGIIDQLHKGIQYLMKKGSITVFEGFGRVMGPSIFSPQAGAVRIEKENGDQEMIVPRFLMLATGSRPRTLPGLVIDGAYVVTSDEALQWEQLPASVVIVGGGVIGIEWASMLNDFGVEVTVVEYADRILPFEDEEVSKELARLLKKRKVNIVTGAKVLPESLEKGEGKVSIQAEVKDGVQTFEAEKVLVSVGRQANVENIGLEATEIKVERGVVVVNEFFQTAEPHIYAIGDVIGGLQLAHVASHEGILAVEHMAGQNPHPMDYTKVPKCTYSRPEVANVGLTEKEAKEQGYDVKIGKFSFKPLGKALIHGENDGFVKLVVDAKTNDLLGVHMIGTHVTDMISEAGLARVLDATPWEIGQTIHPHPSLSEAIMEAAQAVDGKAIHN
- a CDS encoding thiamine pyrophosphate-dependent dehydrogenase E1 component subunit alpha; translation: MTTKRHEQVGLTDAQVLDMYYYMLLARKIDERQWLLNRAGKVPFVISCQGQEAAQVGAAFAMEKDRDFLCPYYRDLGLVLVFGQTARDCMLSAFAKAEDPNSGGRQMPGHFGGKKYNILTGSSPVTTQVPHAVGMALAGRMKQEDFVVYASFGEGSSNQGDFHEGANFAGVHKLPVIFFCENNKYAISVPLKKQLACESVADRAIGYGFPGVSVDGNDPIEVYRVMKEAVERARSGQGPTLIEAVMYRLVPHSSDDDDRVYRTREEVEEAKKKDPLIVFAEYLREIGLLDEHKEADMLARVQLEVDEATEYAENAPYPTPESTMTYVYGE
- a CDS encoding alpha-ketoacid dehydrogenase subunit beta codes for the protein MAVISFIDAITMAMREEMRRDSNVFILGEDVGVRGGVFRATNGLIEEFGEERVIDTPLAESAIVGVGIGAAAYGMRPIAEIQFADFIMPAVNQIVSEAAKMRYRSNNDWHCPITIRAPFGGGVHGALYHSQSVEAMFTNTPGLKVVAPSTPYDAKGLLKAAIRDEDPVLFFEHKRCYRLIKGEVPEDDYVLPIGKADVKREGTDITVISYGLTLHFALQAAEKLAQEGISAHVLDLRTLYPLDKEAIVEAASKTGKVLIVHEDNKEGGVGGEVAAIVAEHCLFDLDAPIKRLCGPDVPAMPYSPPMEKYFMLNPEKVLEAMRELANF
- a CDS encoding dihydrolipoamide acetyltransferase family protein, with translation MATKVLMPQLGESVTEGTISKWLVNVGDTVKKYDSLAEVTTDKVNAEVPSTVSGRVTEIVVPEGETVAVGTLILYIEESGAEGGTATPASTTETPAPQTPATEQPKAATPAVSIQQAPVVDGPKQRYSPAVVMLSQQHGIDLSRVVGTGAGGRITRKDVQAIIDAGGQKPAETVKETVAQAPVAAVEQATVVSTPAPVAPATTSAVSVDIPVASGDQVVPVTSIRRTIANRMVQSKHEAPHAWTMVEVDVTNLVNFRNQAKGEFARKEGLNLTFLPFFIKAVVEALKEFPMINSTWAHDKIIVKKDINISIAVATEEALYVPVIKHADQKSILGIAKAVDDLAARTRAGKLTMDDMTGGTFTVNNTGSFGSVLSQPIINAPQAAILSVESIVKRPVVINDMIAVRSMVNLCMSLDHRVLDGLVCGRFLQSVKQKLENVGPDTKLY